The following coding sequences are from one Myxococcales bacterium window:
- a CDS encoding DUF1592 domain-containing protein produces the protein MKAKIYSIEVVFALAMATSLAACTGNVNTANPGGDTDDGAGGGSGPGGNQSGGQGTQPGATDCKNADDCPAAAFVMRRLTREEYDNTVSDMLGAPLTPAQSFPMEEKVKGFDNNGSALSFPGVLAEQSLAASSQLAKAAAAKAQTWNSCASAAGGSPECARKVIEGFGRRAWRRPLAADELDRLMGVFEKADTFAEGIEMAAQSLLISVPFFYRVEQVGDRARPATSWEMASRLSYLIWKSLPDDELFAAAADDKLSTEQQISAQAQRMLGDEKAKRSFAAFNQQWLELSKISTAAKDPKTFPKWNNDYANLLRKGAEAFAAHVAAEGKVSDLFTASYVFANDDLAPYYGVAKPGSQAFKKVELNDSKRRAGILTQGGMLASHSGFDSTSPTFTGRYIRERLLCGDLPPPPPEVNVMIGLAPPDQTTREHHTAHNNNPQCTGCHRLMDPIGFAFEEYDAMGQHRTTEHGKTIDASGEALDTDVGKFTGVTELAQKLVSSEDAASCWATQWFRFAYGRLEASTDQAALKALKTSLREEGTFRGLLLETIKSKTFVEVPAGGG, from the coding sequence ATGAAAGCCAAGATCTACAGTATCGAGGTGGTGTTTGCGCTCGCTATGGCAACGAGCCTGGCCGCTTGCACGGGAAACGTAAATACAGCGAATCCTGGTGGAGATACCGATGATGGCGCAGGTGGCGGATCCGGCCCGGGCGGCAACCAAAGTGGCGGCCAAGGCACGCAGCCGGGAGCCACCGATTGCAAGAACGCTGATGATTGTCCCGCCGCTGCCTTCGTGATGCGCAGGCTAACCCGCGAAGAATATGACAACACGGTCTCGGATATGCTTGGCGCGCCGTTGACGCCCGCACAATCTTTCCCAATGGAGGAAAAGGTAAAGGGATTCGACAACAACGGATCGGCGCTGTCGTTTCCAGGTGTTTTGGCTGAACAGTCGTTGGCCGCTTCTTCACAGTTGGCAAAAGCGGCCGCCGCGAAGGCTCAAACCTGGAACAGCTGCGCCTCTGCTGCAGGCGGATCCCCCGAATGTGCCCGCAAAGTGATCGAAGGGTTTGGTAGGCGCGCCTGGCGCAGGCCTTTGGCTGCAGACGAGCTCGATCGCCTGATGGGTGTTTTTGAAAAGGCAGACACCTTTGCAGAGGGCATCGAGATGGCTGCGCAATCGTTGCTTATCTCTGTTCCGTTCTTCTACCGCGTTGAGCAAGTGGGCGACCGCGCACGGCCCGCCACGTCGTGGGAGATGGCCTCTCGCCTTTCGTACCTCATCTGGAAAAGCCTTCCCGATGACGAACTTTTTGCTGCGGCCGCAGACGATAAGCTCTCGACTGAACAGCAGATCTCTGCGCAGGCCCAGCGCATGCTTGGCGATGAGAAAGCCAAACGCAGCTTTGCGGCCTTTAACCAGCAGTGGTTAGAACTTTCCAAAATTTCAACCGCTGCCAAAGACCCAAAAACCTTCCCGAAATGGAACAACGATTACGCCAATTTGCTGCGCAAAGGCGCCGAAGCTTTTGCCGCACACGTGGCGGCCGAGGGGAAAGTTTCGGATCTTTTCACGGCGAGCTACGTGTTCGCGAACGACGACCTGGCGCCCTACTATGGTGTTGCTAAGCCTGGCAGCCAAGCGTTCAAAAAAGTGGAATTGAACGATTCCAAACGCCGAGCTGGCATCCTAACCCAAGGCGGTATGTTGGCCAGCCACTCGGGCTTCGATTCAACCTCGCCAACCTTTACGGGCCGCTACATTCGCGAGCGCCTTTTGTGTGGCGATTTGCCTCCGCCTCCCCCGGAGGTCAACGTAATGATCGGTTTGGCACCGCCCGACCAAACCACGCGCGAGCACCACACCGCGCACAACAACAACCCACAGTGCACGGGTTGCCACCGGCTCATGGATCCCATTGGGTTCGCGTTTGAGGAATACGACGCCATGGGGCAGCACCGCACTACCGAGCACGGCAAGACAATCGACGCCTCAGGTGAAGCGCTGGATACCGACGTGGGTAAATTCACTGGCGTGACGGAACTGGCGCAAAAGCTTGTGAGCAGCGAAGACGCTGCCTCTTGCTGGGCTACACAATGGTTTAGGTTCGCCTACGGGCGTCTAGAGGCAAGCACCGACCAAGCTGCGCTGAAGGCTCTCAAAACCAGCCTCCGTGAAGAGGGGACCTTTCGCGGGCTGCTGCTCGAGACGATCAAGAGCAAGACGTTCGTCGAAGTGCCCGCGGGCGGCGGCTGA
- a CDS encoding DUF1592 domain-containing protein, whose translation MSQSKLFTQAARATIALFLVTAVACTGSVGNQQGQGDDDSDGGGSSAGSNGGGSASGGNGAGGTGAPDELNACGPLPQRLWRLTPLQLENVLKTLNTGTKDVAKALEPFVTDSGTASGLALTVPHVETIVDKLGTQAAAVFTARKSLNSCLEGTPSDDCVKAAIEKLALKAFRRPPNAAEVDAYLNYYSAEKAIDGAEVAFRQMTQAILLSPNTLFRFELGAKPDSGKVELTGYEKASFLSFTLLDAPPDAELLEAAGKGELDSKEGAAKQATRLLAAAESGGALQRYFDEAMNVQAVTSVPKDEEAYPKFTDVIRTDMLAEFRAFVKDVVWKGDGRLETLLTAPHTFLNKRLGAFYGLSGSTDDASWVKADTAAQGRSGLLTLGAFLATHGLENDTDIIRRGRFVREQLLCDELPAPPANVNAFPLPPDGVLTHRERLVAHSENPRCAVCHDLMDPLGFGLENFDGVGAYRTMDARAKKSLDVSGFLAEAEQKIAFDGARGLAKVVLDQPRAHTCFARKLEAFVTGRGLQEGGVCAADAAFVQDVRQEGVRGGLVRRFSDPAFWKRAVAN comes from the coding sequence ATGAGCCAATCCAAACTGTTTACGCAAGCTGCCCGTGCCACGATCGCTTTGTTCCTCGTCACAGCTGTTGCCTGTACAGGATCAGTAGGCAACCAACAAGGGCAAGGCGATGATGATTCGGACGGTGGGGGATCTAGTGCTGGTTCTAACGGCGGAGGGAGCGCCAGCGGTGGCAACGGAGCGGGAGGGACGGGCGCGCCTGATGAGTTGAACGCCTGCGGCCCGTTGCCACAACGGCTTTGGCGGCTGACCCCCCTTCAGCTTGAAAACGTGCTCAAAACTTTAAACACAGGCACCAAAGATGTTGCCAAAGCGCTTGAGCCGTTCGTCACCGATAGCGGCACCGCTTCGGGCCTCGCGCTTACGGTGCCGCACGTAGAAACTATCGTTGACAAGCTGGGCACGCAGGCCGCCGCCGTATTCACGGCACGCAAGTCGCTCAATTCGTGTTTGGAAGGAACGCCTTCAGACGATTGCGTGAAGGCTGCCATCGAAAAGCTCGCTCTTAAAGCCTTTCGCCGCCCCCCGAACGCCGCTGAGGTGGATGCCTATCTGAACTACTACAGCGCTGAAAAAGCGATCGACGGAGCCGAGGTGGCCTTTCGTCAGATGACACAGGCGATCCTTCTATCGCCCAACACGTTGTTTAGATTCGAGCTGGGCGCGAAACCTGATAGCGGTAAAGTGGAGCTGACGGGCTACGAAAAAGCGTCGTTCTTGTCGTTTACTTTGCTGGACGCGCCACCCGATGCGGAGCTTCTTGAAGCGGCGGGCAAGGGCGAGTTGGATTCGAAAGAAGGCGCGGCCAAACAAGCGACGCGGTTGCTGGCGGCTGCGGAGTCTGGCGGCGCCTTGCAACGGTACTTCGACGAGGCCATGAATGTGCAGGCGGTGACGTCGGTACCGAAGGATGAAGAGGCGTATCCGAAGTTCACCGACGTCATCCGAACCGATATGCTCGCCGAGTTTCGGGCGTTCGTGAAAGATGTTGTTTGGAAGGGCGACGGGCGTTTGGAGACGCTGCTTACGGCCCCTCACACTTTCTTAAACAAGCGCTTGGGCGCGTTCTACGGGCTGTCCGGCAGCACCGACGACGCAAGCTGGGTTAAGGCCGACACAGCCGCTCAAGGTCGGTCGGGGCTGCTGACCTTGGGTGCGTTTCTGGCCACGCATGGATTGGAAAACGATACCGATATCATCCGTCGTGGCCGCTTCGTTAGGGAGCAACTGCTGTGCGACGAATTGCCTGCCCCGCCTGCGAACGTGAACGCCTTTCCCTTACCGCCGGATGGTGTGCTGACACACCGTGAGCGCTTGGTTGCTCACTCTGAGAATCCAAGGTGCGCCGTTTGCCACGATCTGATGGATCCGCTTGGCTTTGGCCTCGAAAATTTCGACGGCGTTGGCGCTTACCGAACCATGGATGCGCGTGCGAAAAAGTCGCTTGATGTAAGCGGATTTTTGGCCGAGGCCGAGCAGAAGATTGCCTTCGATGGCGCGCGCGGACTTGCCAAGGTTGTGCTTGACCAGCCTCGCGCCCACACGTGCTTTGCGCGCAAACTTGAAGCCTTCGTCACAGGCCGCGGGCTGCAAGAGGGTGGTGTGTGTGCGGCGGACGCTGCTTTTGTTCAGGACGTCCGGCAGGAAGGGGTTCGTGGGGGATTGGTTCGCAGGTTCTCAGACCCTGCGTTTTGGAAGCGCGCTGTGGCCAATTAG
- a CDS encoding DUF1552 domain-containing protein, protein MTRHTRRDFVRMMGLGAGASFLVPMLNKLVGEGTAQAQPRRRVIFFVDSCGLLPALYAPKSGFELGGILAPLAPYRDEVLILDKFHMHREDNHGSGYATLTGVAGKPGGASMDRVLARSLGKTDPVSSTAFGTLGGENKQVVCVSADGPNQPFPAEWSPNKIYQTLFAGRTGTAAQPDLGQQLLSSKRSALDFLVQDVQRASSRLAGPERAKLDQYLESLREIERRLAASGSLKCDTVKAPAKPESAYRQRNDEFPSEAVPPLLDLTFAAHLCSLTHVSLISIEGYNGAGSGYGFLGIKGSIHHQMHHFSMMPELTKAYTQHAAWLASLVGKFKATAEGGGTMADNTVFVWVNAAGGIHHEGTQTHPAILIGGKGYFRGGRYLQYPDKKHALSDVLISVANFAGLPIEKFGDISTGPLPDLRVS, encoded by the coding sequence ATGACACGGCACACAAGACGCGACTTCGTGCGCATGATGGGGCTCGGCGCCGGCGCGAGCTTCCTCGTTCCGATGCTGAACAAGCTCGTCGGCGAGGGCACGGCGCAGGCGCAGCCCCGCCGCAGGGTGATCTTCTTCGTCGACAGCTGCGGCCTGCTCCCCGCACTCTATGCCCCGAAGAGTGGCTTCGAGCTGGGCGGGATCCTCGCGCCGCTTGCTCCGTACCGCGACGAGGTCCTCATCCTCGACAAGTTCCACATGCACCGTGAGGACAACCACGGCAGCGGCTACGCGACGCTCACCGGTGTCGCGGGAAAGCCAGGCGGGGCCTCGATGGACCGCGTGCTGGCCCGCTCTTTGGGCAAGACGGATCCCGTCTCCTCGACCGCTTTCGGCACACTCGGCGGCGAGAACAAGCAGGTGGTCTGTGTCAGCGCCGACGGTCCGAACCAACCGTTCCCGGCCGAGTGGAGCCCGAACAAGATATACCAGACGCTGTTCGCCGGTCGGACCGGGACGGCGGCGCAGCCCGATCTCGGCCAGCAGCTGCTCAGTTCCAAGCGCAGCGCCCTCGACTTCCTGGTGCAGGACGTGCAGCGTGCCTCAAGTCGGCTCGCCGGCCCCGAGCGAGCGAAGCTGGACCAGTACCTGGAGTCGCTGCGGGAGATAGAGCGTCGCCTGGCGGCCAGCGGCTCGCTGAAGTGTGACACCGTCAAGGCCCCGGCAAAGCCCGAGAGCGCCTACCGCCAGCGCAACGATGAGTTCCCGAGCGAGGCTGTTCCGCCGCTGCTCGATCTTACTTTCGCGGCGCACCTGTGCTCCCTCACCCACGTCTCGCTCATCTCCATCGAAGGGTACAACGGGGCCGGTTCGGGATATGGGTTCCTGGGAATCAAGGGGTCCATCCATCACCAGATGCACCACTTTTCGATGATGCCCGAGCTCACCAAGGCTTACACCCAGCACGCAGCCTGGCTTGCCAGTCTGGTGGGCAAGTTCAAGGCGACGGCCGAGGGCGGCGGAACGATGGCGGACAACACCGTCTTCGTTTGGGTCAACGCGGCCGGCGGGATTCATCACGAGGGCACCCAAACGCACCCCGCCATCTTGATCGGGGGAAAGGGGTACTTTCGCGGCGGCCGCTACCTGCAATATCCGGACAAAAAGCACGCGCTGAGCGACGTTCTGATCTCGGTTGCCAACTTCGCTGGACTGCCGATCGAGAAGTTCGGGGACATCTCGACGGGGCCACTGCCCGATCTGCGCGTCTCGTAA
- a CDS encoding DUF1552 domain-containing protein, protein MEEKSKMYLLKRRGFVSAMGLGAGAWLLSPMLKQAIRPALGAATSKQRILFFIDQIGLHDEMRPSGSGTSISLNGYTPLDPYKQKMLVVQSLYNPFGHHLHGNLWPLTAMDRKPLEGIKTAPLGPSIDRVIAKSMGTDAPISSINLATWPDDEVGTYSVDGPLAPLASESNPVTAFAKIFGKTTPADPAANQAAAAALLRQKKSLLDFVVSDIKKASNQLASTERAKLDQYMTSLRDIESKLEGVAQAQLSCTSPRAPDPVVAQRPKNKNAPAAVADIMLQAFSCGFSRVGLIDHNSGFGGGLPFLTPWLNSDGKKNYPGSHGMWHGGGTSEHHREYYNFSANSMAYMRGQMEKLSDGEGTLADNTLIVFVNNSGGKHHGGQNDYLFMTIGDLKGRLKTGRAVQLPNSKVVNGDERMSLVTPGDSGFKPKVNQEAPVHSVADFFVSIARAVGAPITSFGDPRINKGPLQEVYA, encoded by the coding sequence ATGGAGGAAAAATCCAAGATGTACCTGCTCAAGAGACGAGGTTTTGTGTCCGCAATGGGCTTGGGCGCGGGCGCCTGGCTGCTTTCCCCCATGCTTAAGCAGGCCATTCGGCCCGCCTTAGGGGCCGCAACGTCCAAGCAGCGCATCTTGTTTTTTATTGACCAAATTGGTTTGCATGACGAGATGCGTCCCTCGGGGAGTGGCACATCGATTTCGCTCAACGGCTACACGCCGCTTGATCCTTACAAGCAAAAGATGCTCGTTGTGCAAAGCCTTTACAATCCCTTCGGGCACCATCTGCACGGAAATCTGTGGCCTTTGACTGCAATGGATCGAAAGCCGCTTGAAGGAATCAAAACCGCGCCCCTTGGGCCTTCTATCGACCGCGTGATTGCCAAATCAATGGGCACCGACGCTCCGATTTCTTCGATAAACTTGGCCACGTGGCCTGACGACGAAGTGGGTACTTACAGCGTGGATGGCCCGCTTGCCCCGTTGGCATCTGAAAGCAACCCCGTAACGGCGTTCGCCAAGATTTTCGGCAAAACCACTCCCGCGGATCCTGCAGCGAATCAAGCAGCTGCGGCTGCGCTGCTGAGGCAGAAAAAGAGCCTGCTCGATTTCGTTGTCTCCGATATAAAAAAAGCGTCGAACCAGCTTGCGTCCACAGAGCGCGCGAAGCTTGACCAATACATGACATCGCTTAGGGACATTGAGTCTAAGCTCGAAGGGGTGGCGCAAGCGCAGCTTTCATGCACATCGCCACGCGCACCGGACCCCGTTGTGGCGCAGAGGCCGAAGAACAAGAACGCGCCCGCCGCCGTGGCCGACATTATGTTGCAGGCGTTCTCCTGTGGGTTTAGCCGGGTAGGCCTGATCGACCACAACTCGGGCTTTGGAGGTGGGCTTCCATTCTTGACGCCTTGGTTGAATTCAGACGGGAAAAAGAACTACCCCGGCTCACATGGCATGTGGCACGGCGGTGGCACATCCGAGCATCACCGTGAGTACTACAACTTCTCGGCCAACTCGATGGCCTACATGCGCGGGCAGATGGAGAAGCTATCCGATGGCGAAGGCACCCTTGCTGATAACACGTTGATCGTCTTCGTTAACAATTCGGGCGGCAAACACCACGGTGGCCAGAACGACTATCTCTTTATGACGATCGGCGACCTTAAAGGGCGCTTGAAGACTGGGCGAGCGGTGCAGCTGCCTAACTCGAAAGTGGTGAACGGCGACGAGCGTATGAGCCTCGTGACTCCGGGCGATTCGGGCTTTAAGCCTAAAGTAAACCAGGAGGCCCCGGTGCATTCGGTTGCCGACTTCTTCGTGTCAATCGCGCGAGCGGTAGGCGCCCCCATCACAAGCTTTGGCGATCCACGAATCAACAAGGGCCCGTTGCAAGAGGTTTACGCATGA
- a CDS encoding transposase zinc-binding domain-containing protein: MVDRAAGKVSGYRRREPEKTQLHRVVQDTWLTFRDNLQGEGGFLPAFVATEFEAYLGCGILGKGFVNVRCEACAETRLVAFSCKRRGADGAARASLPHGARATPGQRGAEGLSARGEPVVPKACAQGRSARRARDGRRDGDSALRLGPCAERSLSFRSDRWRVPCRHARSARILRHAPAAR, encoded by the coding sequence GTGGTCGACAGAGCCGCAGGGAAGGTCTCCGGGTATCGGCGCCGGGAGCCTGAAAAGACGCAGCTTCACCGCGTGGTGCAGGACACCTGGCTCACGTTCCGCGACAACCTACAAGGCGAGGGTGGTTTTCTGCCCGCCTTCGTCGCGACGGAGTTCGAGGCGTATCTGGGTTGCGGGATTCTGGGCAAGGGGTTCGTCAACGTTCGTTGCGAAGCCTGCGCCGAGACGCGGCTCGTGGCGTTTTCGTGCAAACGGCGAGGCGCTGACGGTGCCGCACGCGCTTCGCTACCGCATGGCGCGCGAGCCACACCTGGCCAGCGTGGTGCTGAGGGTCTTTCTGCGCGAGGTGAGCCGGTGGTACCGAAAGCGTGCGCGCAAGGCCGGAGTGCGCGGCGCGCTCGCGACGGGCGCCGTGACGGTGATTCAGCGCTTCGGCTCGGGCCTTGCGCTGAACGTTCACTTTCATTCCGTAGTGACCGATGGCGTGTTCCGTGTCGACACGCCCGGTCGGCCCGCATTCTTCGCCACGCCCCCGCCGCGCGATGA
- a CDS encoding ISNCY family transposase, with translation MSALEMDRMQVVQRVLEKRLTQAEAAMVLGLSQRQVRRLCQSMRCQGPRALVSRKRGRPSNRQLPEVVQEYAVGLISERYRDFGPTLAHEKLTELHGVRVSRETLRKWMIGAEIWTPRAQRGPRIHQPRRRRDCLGELVQIDGSDHEWFEGRGQRCTLLVFIDDATGRLMELRFVEVESAFDYFDATASYVRKHGKPAAFYSDKHSIFRVNQEGSTGAAKGVTQYGRALGELNIDIICANTAQAKGRVERMNKTLQDRLVKELRLHGISNAEDANAFVPAFMDAYNNRFERAPRSLHNAHRPLLEGEDLNLIFTWQEDRKLSQSLVVQFQRNSYLVEPTTETSKLAGKTVRVHLWKDGQVQLRHNNQPLSFALFDKSLHAPADRDRSDRTIVIAGIGHHDHLDRCSRSAGSAIMIT, from the coding sequence ATGAGCGCGCTGGAAATGGACCGAATGCAGGTCGTCCAGCGAGTGTTGGAAAAGCGGCTGACGCAAGCAGAAGCCGCCATGGTTCTGGGACTTAGTCAGCGCCAGGTGCGCCGATTGTGCCAGTCCATGAGGTGTCAAGGGCCTCGGGCTCTCGTGTCGCGAAAGCGCGGACGCCCCAGCAACCGTCAGTTGCCGGAGGTGGTGCAAGAGTACGCCGTAGGTCTCATCAGTGAGCGCTACAGGGACTTCGGGCCGACGTTGGCTCACGAGAAACTTACTGAGCTACATGGCGTTCGTGTATCCCGGGAGACGTTGCGCAAGTGGATGATCGGCGCCGAGATCTGGACGCCGCGGGCGCAACGAGGGCCGCGCATCCACCAGCCGCGAAGACGGCGGGACTGTCTTGGTGAGCTGGTTCAGATAGATGGGAGCGATCACGAATGGTTCGAGGGCCGCGGACAAAGATGCACCCTGTTGGTGTTCATCGACGATGCCACGGGAAGGCTGATGGAGCTGCGCTTTGTGGAAGTGGAATCGGCCTTCGACTACTTCGATGCGACTGCAAGCTACGTACGGAAGCATGGAAAGCCAGCGGCCTTCTATAGCGACAAACACAGCATCTTCCGAGTAAACCAGGAAGGTTCAACCGGTGCGGCAAAGGGTGTCACGCAGTATGGTCGCGCATTGGGAGAACTAAACATAGACATCATTTGTGCGAACACAGCGCAGGCCAAAGGTCGTGTAGAGCGCATGAACAAGACGCTGCAAGACCGTTTGGTCAAGGAGCTGCGGCTTCATGGTATCAGCAATGCGGAAGATGCGAATGCCTTCGTCCCTGCCTTTATGGACGCCTACAACAACCGCTTCGAGCGTGCTCCTCGCAGTCTTCATAATGCCCACCGTCCCTTGCTTGAGGGCGAGGACTTGAATCTCATCTTCACGTGGCAAGAGGACCGAAAGCTGTCGCAGAGTCTGGTGGTGCAGTTTCAGAGAAACTCATATCTGGTCGAACCAACGACAGAAACGAGCAAGCTTGCGGGAAAGACCGTGCGCGTGCACTTGTGGAAAGACGGCCAAGTGCAATTGCGCCACAACAACCAGCCGCTTTCCTTTGCACTCTTCGACAAGAGTCTGCATGCACCGGCGGATCGTGATCGCTCGGATCGAACCATCGTGATCGCCGGGATCGGCCATCATGATCACCTGGATCGGTGCTCACGATCAGCGGGATCGGCCATCATGATCACCTAG
- a CDS encoding transposase → MTRALASSEERDAADAEALSVIAGASVKALIATGRRRGQAVMRLGNDPIASWEPYVLGKQCAFVEGFNLHASTRIAANDRDGLERLIRYIARPPLSEARLSELSDGRVAVRLKRPWRDGTTHVAFTPEEFIEKLVALVPRPRAHLVRYHGVFAPAAADRRDRRGSWRHTICRDRVDAGRGDRRSASPL, encoded by the coding sequence GTGACGCGGGCGCTTGCCTCGTCAGAGGAACGAGACGCTGCCGACGCCGAGGCGCTCTCCGTGATCGCAGGCGCTTCGGTCAAAGCCCTCATCGCCACGGGAAGGCGCCGAGGACAAGCGGTCATGCGGCTCGGCAACGATCCGATCGCGTCGTGGGAACCCTACGTGTTGGGGAAGCAGTGCGCTTTCGTCGAGGGCTTCAACCTGCACGCCAGCACGCGCATCGCAGCCAACGACAGAGACGGCCTGGAGCGGCTGATTCGCTACATCGCCCGGCCCCCGCTGAGCGAAGCTAGGCTTTCGGAGTTGTCCGATGGGCGTGTGGCCGTCAGGCTCAAACGGCCGTGGCGCGACGGCACCACGCACGTTGCGTTCACGCCCGAGGAGTTCATCGAGAAGCTGGTGGCGTTGGTGCCACGTCCGCGTGCCCACCTGGTTCGCTACCACGGGGTGTTCGCGCCTGCGGCGGCGGATCGTCGTGATCGGCGAGGAAGCTGGAGGCATACAATATGCCGGGATCGCGTGGATGCGGGTAGAGGCGATCGAAGGAGCGCTTCGCCGCTCTAG
- a CDS encoding DUF1552 domain-containing protein produces MTRKLSLSRRTLLRGGAGFSLALPFLEAMTPLGKQAHAAPAKKLLFWMQPLSIYADVFWPAAPGAKAYDYRTDPMKEVAWSGSGTMDNDKYVLPEMLKALEPHRSELTFVEGLDNSGGNHPAYSTSLTGTDGYEKSPSNMISIDQVIAQKLNPSTRFKTMHVGVHNGGSNQGQAVSWLSKSQAVPASHNPIELWERVFADVSADPGQAQKLRAKKQSVLDAALAQANGLKAKLGAADKAKVDQYLTSFRELESRLGTGAQQGCNPPEKTSSISPSHGKVLYDGDELESIEDTPFIMKQQIDLMAMAFACDLTRIGTFLWGTEANNLTFPWIGLPSWRWHDASHFEAQDGKWPEQAKHAEGWRAVAKWSLEQFGMLVQRLKDFGAFDDMMAVFLTSMNHGGAHKARNCPILIAGSGGGALRAGRHIRVAHQFNGGGKTRRFNDLHLTLARAMGVNLTSFGDADKSTGPITELLT; encoded by the coding sequence ATGACTCGCAAACTTTCTCTATCCCGACGAACACTCTTGCGCGGTGGCGCTGGCTTTTCCTTGGCCTTGCCATTTTTGGAGGCCATGACCCCCTTGGGGAAACAAGCACACGCGGCCCCTGCGAAGAAGCTGCTTTTTTGGATGCAGCCACTTTCGATTTACGCCGACGTGTTCTGGCCCGCCGCGCCCGGAGCCAAAGCCTACGACTACCGCACCGATCCAATGAAGGAGGTTGCGTGGAGCGGGTCCGGCACTATGGACAACGACAAATACGTGCTGCCCGAGATGCTTAAGGCCTTGGAACCTCACCGGAGCGAACTGACCTTCGTAGAAGGCCTAGACAACTCGGGCGGAAACCATCCTGCGTACAGCACGAGTTTAACAGGCACCGATGGATACGAAAAATCGCCAAGCAACATGATCTCCATCGATCAAGTGATTGCGCAAAAGTTGAACCCAAGCACGCGCTTCAAAACGATGCACGTAGGGGTGCATAATGGAGGGTCCAATCAAGGGCAGGCGGTCTCGTGGCTGTCGAAATCGCAGGCCGTTCCCGCCTCCCACAATCCCATTGAACTTTGGGAGCGTGTGTTCGCCGATGTGTCAGCGGATCCGGGCCAGGCGCAGAAGCTCCGTGCAAAAAAGCAGTCGGTTTTGGACGCGGCTTTGGCGCAGGCCAACGGCTTGAAGGCGAAGCTTGGTGCGGCCGACAAAGCCAAGGTTGATCAATACCTCACTTCGTTCCGTGAGTTGGAGAGCCGGCTTGGCACCGGTGCACAGCAGGGCTGCAACCCGCCGGAGAAAACCAGCTCCATCAGTCCGTCGCACGGCAAAGTTTTGTACGACGGTGACGAACTTGAATCGATTGAGGACACGCCGTTCATCATGAAGCAGCAGATTGATCTTATGGCGATGGCCTTCGCGTGCGATCTTACGCGCATCGGTACTTTTCTATGGGGAACCGAAGCGAACAACCTCACCTTTCCTTGGATCGGCTTGCCTTCGTGGCGGTGGCACGATGCCTCGCACTTCGAGGCCCAAGACGGCAAGTGGCCGGAACAAGCCAAGCATGCGGAAGGGTGGCGAGCGGTCGCAAAATGGAGCCTTGAACAGTTTGGCATGTTGGTTCAACGCCTCAAAGATTTTGGCGCCTTCGACGACATGATGGCTGTGTTCCTAACGTCGATGAACCACGGTGGTGCTCACAAGGCGCGCAATTGCCCGATTCTTATCGCGGGTTCCGGCGGCGGCGCTTTGCGAGCCGGGCGGCACATTCGTGTGGCACATCAGTTTAACGGTGGTGGAAAAACCAGACGCTTCAACGATCTGCATCTCACGTTGGCGCGGGCGATGGGGGTGAATTTGACGAGCTTTGGCGACGCCGACAAGAGCACGGGACCCATCACGGAGCTGCTGACATGA
- a CDS encoding DUF1595 domain-containing protein: protein MTPDQYAATITALVPEAPAQLGAALELTLARASGFATEAARLEISPPHAEALLSSADALVATAVRNPGKLHTCLATAASRAEPGCIRSFVETFGKKAFRRPLGQDEVSDYVAFFETEANKGSADLALDQLLHAFLLSPNFLFRTELGSPSGAEAGRITSYERASALSYLLLDGPPDDELMQAAGNDELDSAAQLEAHVRRLIKTPEAARGLRKFFSLARQPA, encoded by the coding sequence TTGACGCCCGACCAGTACGCCGCGACGATCACGGCGCTCGTTCCGGAGGCGCCCGCGCAACTAGGAGCGGCCCTTGAATTAACCTTGGCACGGGCCTCTGGTTTCGCGACCGAAGCCGCACGGCTGGAAATCAGCCCCCCCCATGCTGAGGCGCTGCTCAGCTCCGCGGATGCCCTTGTGGCAACGGCCGTCCGCAACCCCGGGAAGCTCCACACTTGCCTGGCAACAGCTGCTAGCCGCGCAGAGCCAGGATGCATCCGGTCGTTTGTTGAAACGTTTGGAAAGAAGGCCTTTCGTAGGCCGCTTGGTCAAGACGAAGTCAGCGACTATGTTGCCTTCTTCGAGACCGAAGCCAACAAAGGAAGTGCGGACCTTGCCCTCGATCAGTTGTTGCATGCGTTCTTGCTGTCACCCAACTTTCTCTTTCGCACAGAGCTGGGGTCACCAAGCGGCGCAGAAGCAGGGCGCATAACTTCTTACGAGCGCGCCTCGGCGCTGTCTTACCTCCTCTTGGATGGTCCCCCCGACGATGAACTGATGCAGGCGGCTGGCAACGATGAGCTGGATTCCGCCGCACAGCTCGAAGCGCATGTGCGCCGCCTCATAAAGACACCCGAAGCGGCACGTGGCCTCAGGAAGTTTTTCTCTTTGGCCCGGCAGCCAGCTTAG